From Candidatus Baltobacteraceae bacterium:
TGATGCAAGGACTCGACTTCGGCGATGCCGCGACGCAAGACGCGCGCGGCGCCGCGCAGTATTTGAAATCGACCGGTTCGGCGAAGGTCGGCGTCATCGGGTTCTGCATGGGTGGCGCGCTCGCGCTGCTCGCCGCGATGTACGATCCCGAATTCTCGGCGGCCGTCACATTCTACGGCTATCCGCCGCCGGAGGCGGGCGACGTCGGCACGATCAAGATTCCGGTGCAGGGTCATTGGGCGGAGAACGACGCATTCTTTACGATCGAAGGCGTCAACCGCATCGAAGCGCGTTTCAAAGAGGCGCATGTACCGCATGAATTTCATCGCTACGATGCGGAGCACGCGTTCCATAATCCAAATCAGCCGGGTCACGCGGGGCTCGGACATTACAAGAAAGACTTGGCCGAGCTCGCGTGGGGACGCGCCATCGGCTTCCTGAAGAAAAACCTTAGTTAGTTATTTACTGAACAACGTCCCAGCATCGGTGGGCGCGCTGCGGAGCGCCCCCTGTTCCAGTCCCCACTTCTTCAAGAGCGCGTCGTAGGTGCCGTCGGCGATCACGCCGTGCAGCGCCGCGATGACGCGCGCCCGGAGCGCGGGATTGTTCTTGGGAACCGCGATGCCGTACGGCACCAGGTCGAACTGCCGTCCCGCGATCGTATAGAGATGGTCGTTCGACTCTGCGAGATACGCCACAACCGGGAAGTCGGTCACGTGCACGTCGGATTTTCCGGCCGCGAAGGCTTGAAAGGCCTGATCGTCGGTGGCAAAGGTGATCAACTTGATCGGCGCGAGATGAACCTCGCGACAACGCTTCGACTGCTCGAGCAGTTCGGTCTCCTGTGACGTGCCGCGCTGCACGTCGACGCGCAATCCGCACAAACCACCCAAATCGAAAATGTGCAGCGGATTGCCGGCACGCACCAACATGCCGCTGCCGGCGAGCAAATAGTCGACGAAATCGACTTGGCGCTCACGCGCTCGGGTGTCCGAGATCGCGGAAATTCCGACATCGAATCGCCCGTCTTGTACGGAGCGCAACAGATCGTCGAAAGTGTGATTCGTGATCGCGACCGGCTCGCCCAAGCGCTTGCCGAGCGCCTGTGCGAGGTCGATGTCGAAACCCTGCATGCGGTGTCCCGGCCCGTAAAACTCGAGCGGGGCATAGGACACGTCCGATCCGACCTTGAGGGTCGCGGCTCCCGCCGCGAGGCACACGGAGAAGAGTGCGGCCAGTAAAGCGGCCGCCGCCCGGGAGAAAGCTCTCATGCACCAAGTTATCGGCAGCACCGGACGCCTTTCAAATTCTATGGTGCCAAGGGTGAGAATCGAACTCACGACACCGCACTTTTCAGGCGCGTGCTCTACCGACTGAGCTACCTTGGCA
This genomic window contains:
- a CDS encoding dienelactone hydrolase family protein; translation: MIEFTRPDGKKAPGYYTASAPNAPGVVMLEEWWGVTDHIKHTADELAAAGFRVLIPDLYRGRVAAVGDEANHLMQGLDFGDAATQDARGAAQYLKSTGSAKVGVIGFCMGGALALLAAMYDPEFSAAVTFYGYPPPEAGDVGTIKIPVQGHWAENDAFFTIEGVNRIEARFKEAHVPHEFHRYDAEHAFHNPNQPGHAGLGHYKKDLAELAWGRAIGFLKKNLS
- a CDS encoding ABC transporter substrate-binding protein, with protein sequence MRAFSRAAAALLAALFSVCLAAGAATLKVGSDVSYAPLEFYGPGHRMQGFDIDLAQALGKRLGEPVAITNHTFDDLLRSVQDGRFDVGISAISDTRARERQVDFVDYLLAGSGMLVRAGNPLHIFDLGGLCGLRVDVQRGTSQETELLEQSKRCREVHLAPIKLITFATDDQAFQAFAAGKSDVHVTDFPVVAYLAESNDHLYTIAGRQFDLVPYGIAVPKNNPALRARVIAALHGVIADGTYDALLKKWGLEQGALRSAPTDAGTLFSK